In Halobacteriovorax marinus SJ, the following proteins share a genomic window:
- a CDS encoding PaaI family thioesterase, with protein MTPQELEVIFRKISNFDKLLGLNFTMDNEGRITYSLEVAKEHLSSPKTCHGGVLAAMMDCVLGLSVLAHSVTLDKLCSTVEFKTNFITPANLGDTLIGVAELDYVGNSLVVCNGTITCKESQRVVAKGMGTFNLYPLSKKELEKWS; from the coding sequence ATGACTCCACAAGAGCTAGAAGTTATTTTTAGAAAAATCTCAAACTTTGATAAACTTCTCGGTTTGAATTTTACGATGGATAATGAGGGAAGAATCACCTACTCCCTTGAAGTTGCCAAGGAACATCTTAGCAGTCCAAAGACTTGTCACGGTGGAGTTCTAGCAGCAATGATGGACTGTGTGCTAGGTTTGAGTGTCCTTGCCCACTCCGTTACTTTAGACAAATTATGCTCTACTGTAGAATTTAAAACAAATTTTATCACACCTGCGAATCTAGGTGATACACTAATTGGAGTGGCCGAATTAGATTATGTTGGAAACTCGCTTGTTGTTTGCAATGGAACTATTACGTGTAAAGAGTCACAAAGAGTTGTGGCCAAAGGGATGGGGACTTTCAATCTCTACCCTCTTTCTAAAAAGGAGCTTGAAAAATGGAGCTAA